The following nucleotide sequence is from Paroedura picta isolate Pp20150507F chromosome 1, Ppicta_v3.0, whole genome shotgun sequence.
TGTACTGATCGATGGTGCTTGTagaccacctttctcacagggactcaaggcggattacatcgCATGAGTCAACTGCAGTCAATCCAACAGGAGGTCTGATAAACAGAGCCACAGGGTTAGGACTGCGGTAATTATAAACAACAGCTGAACCAATCTtagaattcacagaatcacagagttggaaggggccatctagtccaaccccctgctcaactcaggatcagcccaaagcatcctaaagcatccaagaaaagtgtgcatccaacctttgcttgaagactgccagtgagggggagctcaccacctccttaggcagcctattccactgctgaactactctgactgtgaaatttttttcctgatatctagcctatatcgttgtacttgtagtttaaacccattactgcgtgtcctttcctctgcagccaacggaaatagcatcctgccctcctccaagtgacaacctttcaaaaacttaaagagggctctcatgtcccctctcaacctcctttcctccaggatgAACTTTGAATCTCCAGGCAGAATTattgaatcacagagttggatgggacctccagggtcatctagcccaacctcctgcagaattcaggaaattcacaattacctgtccacccacagtgagcccaattccatgctcagatgatgatgccccttctcccccaaataaaacagaacctctggccagtctggcctggaggaaattagtcTCCGGACCCCAAACTggcaatgggcatttccctgggcatgcaagaaagtgcCACAAGAGCTAagtatggacacaatcccttctgcccacccactcacaacctgcctacattcacagaatcggcattcctgtcagagggctatctagcctttgcttataAACTTGAAACAAAGCATACACATTTAATCATGACACATTAAGCAAAGCAGGAATCGCATAGTAGGATCTTATTTACAGTAGCAGACAGGATTAACTATTCACGGTAGTATGGTCTACAGCTTCAATTCCTTGATCAAAGTATTTTTGTGAAACTTTTCATTATGGTCCAGCCCAATTACCTAGGTTTAAAAAATCCCTCTAGAATAATAATTCAATTGCACATGATTTGCATAAACCTAGATCAATAACCTTCTgaagcctacctcacaggctatTTGATACAGCTGGAGCCACTACAGGGAATGCACATATATGGGTAGTTATCGATTTTTCCCATTTTCAGAGTAGTATCCAAgccctgctcagatgagtgaagctgCTATAATAtaggtagatcaagatgggtcgcAGAAAAGAGCAGAAATCccagagcaccttaaagactaaccaaatttgcagaggggcaggagcttttgtgaatctggagaatctaaagaagtgagcagcaAGTCACGTAAGCTCCTAGCATGCCTGTTAAAGTGATACTGGGCTCAAGAATTTAAGAAGATATGTACATAATACAAACTTGGTTTGTTCAGTGCAGATTTCTAAAACTCACTCCACAACCAATGTGTCTTTaacatagccagtttggtgtattgatTGTATCAGAAATTCCTAACCTTTTTGGTATAATGATTCACAATTTACTTGTTACAGTGACCCATCCAGGGTTGGTccaagtttttttgtttttgttttggtggggggagggtccTAGTTAAATTATGACCTTGGCACCCATCTAGTTgagcattccattttctacagaGGCTAACCAGATGATTTTGAGAAACCAACAGGCAATGCACACAGCTTCCCTTGAtatgaagaactgttttttttatatcctgctttgcaTGGCCCAAAGGAGActgaaagcggcttactatcgccttgctttcctctccccacaacagacaccctaggaggcaGTGGCTACTGATTTAAGTGCTTTGAATGGGATCATCCACAGAGGATGAGAATTTGCCTATTAAAGCACCTAATTAGAACCTCCATGCGCAGAGGCAGTGTACCCCGGAATTGCCAGTTGCTAAGGGATTCCAGCGCAGAAGGGAAAGAGCTGGGTTAGCTTCTACGCAGGAGCTGCCGGATGCCATTCAGAGACTGCTGCAAATGCTATTTACCATCGTCTGTCAACCCAAAGCAAAACGCTTGACCCTCTCGAGCCACCGTAGGGAGCCACGTCAGCCAATAAGAAATCATGTTTCTTTCCCCGAACAGACCTTAATGAGCGCCTGGTATTCTTCTTTAAGCCGCTGGACCCACAGCTCCCGGTCCCTCGGGCCGGCATTGCTCTTCAACAGCGGCAGCTCCGCCACCACCCGGCGGGTCGCTTCGTCCGCCATCTTCGGGAAGGGAAAGCCGGAAGTGGCTTCacattgggcgggggggggacggcTGTGGGCGCGACGGCCGCCATCATTATTAAGGGCAGGGTGGTTCGACCGGAACTGGGCGTTGGCCTAGAGCCCGCCATGATTGTCGTGGGAAGCGGAGAACGCTGGAGGCGTCGATGGGTCGGGATGACGTGACCGTGGCTTAGGTCGCCATGACTGTTGAGGGCAAGTTCTCCGGTCAAGGTCACCATCATTTGACACAGGGGCAGATTTAGGAGGGACCCCCGCAGGCAACGAAGCCTCTCTCGTGCACCCATGAGAGAAACAGGGCTGGgtgttttaaaaattggatttGCAGGTGGCCCGCTGAAATGTCCTGCCCAAGCAGGTGAGGGGTACAGGGCCACAGACATGCAAGAAGTATCCAGCCCAAGTCTCAAGAgtgcatttttttcctgtttccactCATCTCCAAAATTCATTTCCCGCTGGTACTTTATAGGCATGGGTTGCACCAGGGTTGCAAATTGGATTCGCAGGTGGCCCGCTGAAATGTACTGCCCACGCAGGTGGTGGGTATGGTGCCATACACAAAAAAATATCCTGCCCGAGGCTTATCAATAGGACAACTTTATTTCCTTAAAGTTTTTGCTGTGTAAtcccaggaaagaagaaaattccATGGAACATCTTTGTGTGTCGCAACCTTAATTGTCCCAAAAGTTAGAATGGTCACAGAATATTAAAATTCCAAAATTTATTACATTCATGTacacattaaaaattttaaaaacatcagcaTTAATCTCACACTATGTAATAGTGTGAGATTAATGCTGAATTAATCAAGctttttaaagggattttaacacacacatccctggtcaatggtgtcccactttaccaatgttacctGGTGACCTAGGCAAACAACTGTTTTcaggtgggttgccgtgttggtctgaagcggcagaccaatgttttgagtccagcagcaccaaaAGACCTGTTCCGGGTATAAGTATCCACatgcatgcacacctcttcaTAAAAGCACTTAACTAGAATAACACTTtgtgtgtcttaaaggtgccactggacccaaatttCGTTAGGCAACTTATGTGTGAGTGACCACACAGGGAGAGGCAGAAGGACTTTACTGAGTGATTTGTACTTGGTGGGTGCAGGATCTGCCTCGGATGTGGGGTAGGTGATTTGCTACCCTGGAAGAGGACCTCAAGGCTCCTCTCCCTGTATATTTGAGAATAAAACAAACTACAAAAATACCTTAAATCTCTCCCATAAATGCCACCTGACCTGGGTAGGCAGTTGTCCCTGGGATTTTCACTCCTTGGAGAACTAAGGCATGCATACTAATATTATTGTAGACTATTATTGTAGTCTATTGTAGATTATATCATATTGCCGAccgttccatgtattgttcttatgttattatgtaaactgccctgagcccccagggagggcggtatataaatataataaataaataaaataaaataaatattgtactttttaatattataattttcTCATAAAtgttatgatgtttttatgttttttttattggAGCCATGGTTGTCTTCATGGACAggcaggcagctgtgttggtctgaagaaagcttatacccagaacacaactttgttgattttaaaagtgAACTTTGTTCATGGAGATTTGTAGGCCACTGGGGAATTACCAGGTGGGAGCACAGGAAAAAATGTTCCccataaataaatagtttcagTGATATATTGCTTGCTCAGTTTTGCAGACACAGTCTTGCTTCTTCCCCAGCTTGGTATAGTTGCTAGAAgttgcggcttctaatctggtgaaccgggtttgattccccacatgcagccagctgagtgaccttgggctagtcacagtcctgttagagatgttctgactgagcagtaacatcagggctctctcagcctcccctccctcacaggatgtctgttgtggggagagaaagggaaggcaattgtaagccgctttgagactcctggtagagaaaagcgacatataaaaaccaactcttcttcttttattctgtCTTGCTGTTTCTTTCTCTGTATCTGAACAGATTTGTCGAAGAAGTCACGATCACTCCTGCTGAGATTTCCATCTACTTCAGAACAACCCATTTGTACGGTGTGTCCCCCCTGGTATAGACCCCCCCAGGGTCAAACATGCTGTCCCTCTAAACGAGACCTTGCTCTACAAATGTCAAAATCATGTTTGATGTTTGTCATTTCTATTGTTCTGCCTTGTACTGCTTTATGACATGCCTTTGCTGCATAGTCTGACACCCTGGCTAGTAGCACTGTCTTGCTAGAAGCCCCAGACAGATCCCTGGAATATTTTGTCTTTGGAGCTCTCTTCCTGTGTTCCAGGCGAGCTGGGAAATGCCGTGCTCCTAATCCTGCTGCCTGAGACACTGTCTCCTGCTTCCTTAAGACCAGAGAGTCTAATCCATCAACAAGACTCTTTCACACCTAAATGGAGCCGAGAGGGGCTGGGCACTTTTGGTTAATAAGGGGATGCTTTCCTAAGTCTTAGCAGGGATTCTGCGATGAGCTAATAGTTTCCCTTCGATAAGCTGATTTCTGAAGACTGCGGAGGCTCTCACAAGAAAACAGCATTTATAAATGATTCAAGGGGTTCACCACGATGTTTCAAGCAGCAGCAACCTATCATAATATGCCTGGGAAAATCTCTGTATTGGTGTGAGTACTAAAAACAGTTTCTCAAGAGTATTTTTCATTCTTGGCCTGTCCCCTGGCATCGTTTGTGGAGTCAGTGtacaattttttgtttttttttctgtgtgtcctttcctcattTGTGTGCCTGTATGGCATGATTCTCCTTCTCAACCCTTTACTTCTTCCAGTGATTCCTTCAATATTTAATAGCTGTGTTTCAGCTTTATTTTCGAGCTCAGAAACAAACCCGACATACAGCAATGAACTATCGAAGCGGCCACTGGGGGGAGCCAAACGCATGTGGAAAAGGGGAGGAAACCTCCCTGTGTAAATAAAAGCAGTGAAAAGAAtggctgcaggggaaaaaaaccttgcTGGAAATTTGAATTTACTGAAATCTGTACACAGACACTCAGCGCTAGAGGTTAAgacttaaatttattttattgcagCGACAGCACGATCCTGACACAATCACAGCATTCCAACCAGGCCCAAGTATTTCCCCATGCCTCCCTCTTATCGGACAGCCCCAACAGCTTGTAGCAGTGACTTCAACCGGTTATTGGATGGCCCTCTTGGCGGACTCTATGGCGGTAGTCAGTGCTTGCCCGATGCGCTGGGTCGTCTCCTCGTTGAAAATACGCTCGTGAAACTGCTGGATAAGAGCCCTgcaatttttttgggggaaaagagTTAGAGCCTAAGAAGTGCCTTGTAGAACCTGGCCCCACAGACGATGGTTGCAGAGTGATTtgctcaaaatggcagccagaagaagaagagttggttcttatatgccacttttctctacccgaaggagtctcaaagtggcttacagtcgccttccctttcctctccccacaacagacaccctgtgagggaggtgaggctgagagagccctgagattactgctagtcagaacagctttatcagtgttgtggtgagaccaaggtcacccagctggctgcatatgagggagcggggaatcaaacccagcttgccagattagaagtctgctctcctaaccgcTAGACCAACCACTACCAGATGACTCCCTAAAAACAGGGAGCTGGAAACCAGGGGGAGAGGCCCGGAGTGAGCCAgctccaaaacaacaacaaaactccacaATTTTAGTccaggattaaactttgttggagagtcagcctggtgtagtggttaagagccaagTTTGctaccccactcctccccatgtagccatctgggtgactttgtgctagtcacagtcctgttagagatgttcttccagagcagtgccctctcatccccacctacatcacagggtgtctgttgtggagagcggaagggaaggcgaatgaaagccgctttgagactccttcaggtagagaaaagtgacatataaaaacctactcttcttcttggactcaaactttgttctgttgcttcagaccagcatggctacccgtCTGATTCCAGCTTTTATTTACTGACCGTttacatttctagactgcccctctggaaccttttaaaagttgttttccaGACTgtacaagatgggtagccatgtttgtctatCTGTAgccgtagaaaagagcaagagcccaggagcaccttaaagactaacaaaatttgcaaCAGGATGAGGTTTTGTGATTCACTGCTGATGAAGTACGTGAGCAGTGGCTTGCAAAAACCTCCTCCCCTGCTACAAATTTGatttgtctttaaggtgttacCTCACTCTGGCTCTTTTGCGCTCCTGGACTGTAGCCCGCCTCACTTTTTAATTGccgttttgtttcttaaaaacagcattttgtttttaaaaactgaaattttAAGCTACCTTGCCAAGTTATGAGGCGTAAAGGCAAATAAAGAAAGCGGGCCTGCCTCTCTATGCGGTTCCCTTGGCAGAAGTTGCGTCTGACTGCAGGGAGGGCGTCAGCAGCCTCTGCACAGGCTCAgaggtgtcctctcctctgcagccaacagaaacagcctcctgccctcctccaagtgacaacctttcacatacctaaagagggctttcatgtcccctctcaacctccttttctccaggctcaacattcccaagtccctcaacctatcttcatagggcttggtcccttggggaCGACCCTGGCCCTTGAGTGGAAAGATTAGCCCAGGGCCACGCCTGCCTCTGTCTCcgctcttcccacaacagacagaggGCACTGCAGTGCCAACCAGAGGGTACGCATCTCACTGTGGGCCACTGGGATGCATCCACCTGCCCTTTCCAaagggttgccaatatccaggtggcgtctggagatctgctgttcaacctttggagggcagactctaagTCCCTCCCCCCACGAGCCCCGCCCTCTTAAGGCTCCGCCTCCCAACCgctccgggtatttcccaacctggagtgggCAACCCTACCCCTCCCCTCCGGCATTTCGAAACCTACCGTGTCTGGTCCGCATACTGGGTGACAAAATCCTTTTTAAGGTACGGCGCTAACATCGGGAAATACTGAGCAATGAACGATTCGGCCTCCGAGGGTGCCGGTTCTTGCCCTTCTCCCTCGGCCTCCCGTTTCACCACGGCACCTGCCAAGCAGACAAGAAACGGGTGAgtcaggctgccaacctccaggattaATAAAAAGGTTAACCAACAACCGTAGCTGTAaccataagtacaatttgccaggtgcccccagatgtccctccaaaagtgggacaatctggtcaccttatagtcCAAATAGTTACCCAGAAGTAGCTACGATACACCATACGTTTGGCGGAAGAAAACATATGAACAAGATTTCCTCAAGCGACTTCCGGGATAAAGTCCATTTCAACCTGAGTTGTCGTCCGGAATATTTATTTCTTGTTGTGTCTGTGCTTCCCAATGGATGTGCAAGCCTTTGACTCAGGaggacctttccaactctatgattctataattctatgaagtgGAGCATACAATGGTTTTTGGACTATTTCTTCCCCAACTGGGGAAAGGCACCCATTGCCAGCTGTGACTTTCCACCCCCAGAGACGGGTTGCAACAGTGTCCCCGTGTccattgacttttaaaaaatgattaacCTGCTCCCCCAGGACACCAAACACATCTCTGTTTGCACACCCCTGGCTCGAGTAACACCTGCCTTCCGCGGGGATTTCTGGGGGAGTGACTTGCCTTCCTAACAGGGGTCCAGGGGTCCATCACCTGATGTTTGCTCAGAAGGAAGTCCTGCTGAGCTCAAGGAAACGGACCCCCCCATAAGCCTGTTTTCACTCTACAGCTCTGGTCTTGCCCAAGAGCAGGCCTGCCGGAGCAGGCCAAAGGTCCATCGAGTCTAGCAGTGTTTTAGGTTCCATGGGGCCCAGCTGGATGTCCTCAAATAGCCCACAAGgggcttgggttgccaactcaagATTGGTTCATTATGTGTTGTGTACAGAtgcagattctccccccacctctgtcTTTGAATCTGCAGCCAATCAAAGGGACCTTGagccccaaagctgcttacaagcactgagagccagtttggtgtagtggttaggagtgcaaacttctgatctggcatgccgggtctgattctgcgcttccccacatgcagccagctgggtgaccttgggctcatcacggcactgataaagttctgaccaagcagtaatatcagggctctctcagcctcccctccctcacaggctgtctgttgtggggaaaggaaagggaaggcgactgtaagccgctttgagactccttcgggtggagaaaaaaggcatataagaaccaactcttcttcttcttcagtaatctcagggctctctcagcctcccctccctcacagggtttctgttgcggagagaggaaagggaaggtgaatgtaagccgctttgagcctcctttgggtagagaaaagcagcatataagaaccaactcttcttcttcctttcctctccccacaacagacaccctgtgaggtcagtgaggctgagagagtttggagagaactgctctgggagaacagctctaacaggactgtgaaaagcccaaggtcacccagccagcttggtaaagtggttaagagtggcagcttctaatatggcaagccacatgcagccagctgggtgaccttgggccagtcacagtcctgttacagttgtgctctcagagcagtcctgtcagaggtctctcagctccacctccctcacagggtgtctgttgtggggagaggaagggaagccgattatataccgctttgagactcctttgggtaggggaaagcgggatataataaaccagctgctcttcttctccaatctcgggtataagcttttgggtgaATGCCCACTCCCTCAACATGGCTAGTGCtttggactgtgactagcccaaggtcggccagccggctgcatgtggagcagtggggaatcaaagccggctctccagattagaagccgccgctctttaCCACAACCCCACACTGGCTCCCGATGGCCTTGTGATGCTGCCTGTGTTGTTTTCGCACCCCTTTCCAACATTGCTGGCCTCTGTGGAGCAGGGAGCTGCTGTTCTTCACTGTTACCTTCTATGCAGTACAAGCTGACCAGCAGGAGTCCCAGGACAAAGACCTTCATTCTGGCACCGTTCGCAGCACTCTGGGAATAAAAGAGAGAACAAGGAGAGTTTGAGAAGAAGGGAGGAGCCCAGGACCGGATGCTACTGGCACGGAAGATGCCCTTCGCTCAACCGCCCACCCCTCATTTTGTTGTAAGAATTTGCACCTTCACGGAGAATAGTTTGTATTGAGTCCAAggcacattaaaggtaaaggtatcccctgtgcaagcaccaggtcatgtctgacccttggggtgacgccctctagcgttttcatggcagactcaatatggggtggtttgccagtgccttccccagtcattaccgtttaccccccagcaagctgggtactcattttaccgacctcggaaggatggaaggctgagtcaaccttgagccggctgctgggatcgaactcccagccttttggacatagcttcagactgcatgtctgctgccttaccactctgcgccacaagaggctcttagggactcacaagagtggcaagcccagtttgattccccgctcctccacctgcaggcagctggggtgaccttgggctagtcacagtccaaatcagttctcccagagctctctcggccccacctccctcgcagggtgcctgttgcggggagaggaagggaaggcgattcgtaagctgctttaaaactcctttgggtactgaaaaccaggagtataaaaaccaacgcttcttcttagAGGCCAAATGGGATTCTGGAGGACTACAgttctgagagtcaaagttcccttcggCATACTTGCGCCTGATAAAGAGGAGTTTTGCCTCTCCTGAAAGATCAATTCAGGCGGGTCGGCATGTTGCTCTGACACAACAGGACAAAGGGTAAATCTCAGACATATGAAGTAAAGAAGAATATGCACACACGAACGtgtatactttgttggtcttaaaggtgccctcagACTTGGGCTTTGTGGCACTCTGAAAATAAAAGGAAACCCTTCTCAACGCCTTCACTTAGAAATATCAAAGTgtggacagggagggagggattcaGGCTGCTTTTCCACTTGAGACAGGAAAGAAAACCCTTTGGTGCCACCGAAAAGGCTAGGATGAGAATCCTGGGACCTGTGGGTACGAAAAGGTTTCTGGGAAAAGGGATCTCGAGCAGGGAGCGGAATGGGGCAGGATTTAGCTTTAAAGGCCTGTTGAGATCCATCCCgaagtagagatgccagcctccaggtggggcctggggatccccctggattacagctcatctccaaactgcagaggtcagctcccctagagaaaagggctgttttggagggtgggctctatgaccTTCTACCCCGCTGAGAtccttgccctccccaagctccatcccaaaACCTCCAAGAGTTACCCAACCTGGATcaggcaaccctacccctccatCACCACCGGtgtctgggtgtgtgtgggggggggacacacctggCAGCCCAAACCCAGAGGGATCTGAACTGTCAGCTCCAGATCTGAGGAATGCTTGCCACTTCTCCTGTGATTGCCTAATTGCAGAAAAGGGATATCCCcaatatttcccccctgaaatgtCCTTAAATGCAGATCAAATATGTTTCCTATGGCCACAGTATGGGGAACTGCTAAGGGGTCCCTGGATCGTGGGCACAACTAGTGAACAGAAGTCTTGGGacaccaaagtttgagtccagaagaaacccaagaagcagaaaaagcagaagcagagttggttcttatatatgccacttttccagaaggagtctcaaagcggcttacagtcgccttcccattcctctccccacaacagacaccctgtgaggtgggtgaggctgagagagccctgatattactgaagaagaagaagagttggttcttgtatgcagcttttctctacccgaaggaggctcaaagcggcttacagtcgccttccctttcctctccccacaacagacaccctgtgaggtgggtgaggctgagagagtcctgatattcctgctcggtcagaacagttttatcattgctgtggcaagcccaaggtcacccagctggctgcatatggaggagtggggaatcaaacccggctcgccagattcgaAGCTGTGGTTCCTAACCCTGCCCAGTACCTTTGTAATCCCACTAGGGTAGTTTGTTGTTTTCTTCGATATTCAATTTTGTATTTCTCTTGCAGGAATGAAGGTGGAATGATCTAGCCCAGGGATGGGcgacctgtagctctccagatgt
It contains:
- the LOC143830546 gene encoding uncharacterized protein LOC143830546, with amino-acid sequence MKVFVLGLLLVSLYCIEGAVVKREAEGEGQEPAPSEAESFIAQYFPMLAPYLKKDFVTQYADQTRALIQQFHERIFNEETTQRIGQALTTAIESAKRAIQ